The Prunus persica cultivar Lovell chromosome G8, Prunus_persica_NCBIv2, whole genome shotgun sequence genome includes a region encoding these proteins:
- the LOC18768640 gene encoding dof zinc finger protein DOF1.2 — protein MFSAPVEQMLQCPSGAFIMMDKRSWNKPHIEVAPNCPRCASSNTKFCYYNNYSLSQPRYFCKGCRRYWTKGGSLRNVPVGGGCRKNRRGKAAKLSQADRASLSYFNHNSSSSDDTSGQYSSGTDNQPGGGNGSDIDLAAVFAKFLNNNSSSPADEHDHLDQDHEPNLVISSSELNDVDGSQNSSRADQDLVEAVDHLLGGLVAPDHQHQQIQEENVQSFMGINHDEQDDMNIHEFGLQGLLGNDDQVVQDVFWSDDAATTSSLTSSTASFSWQPMVHLQELDYSLPSDDDHMNIPTNLCSDNWSSFDFSGFEVFSRS, from the coding sequence ATGTTCTCAGCTCCTGTTGAGCAGATGCTGCAATGCCCGTCTGGGGCGTTCATCATGATGGACAAGAGATCATGGAACAAGCCCCACATTGAGGTTGCCCCAAATTGTCCTCGCTGTGCCTCTTCCAACACCAAATTTTGCTACTACAACAACTACAGCCTCTCGCAGCCTAGGTACTTTTGCAAAGGGTGCAGGAGGTATTGGACCAAAGGCGGTTCTTTGCGCAACGTGCCTGTAGGTGGCGGTTGTCGCAAGAATCGCCGCGGGAAGGCGGCCAAGCTCTCGCAGGCTGACCGCGCTTCTTTGTCTTACTTTAATCATAACTCGAGTAGTTCTGATGACACATCTGGGCAGTACTCAAGTGGTACTGATAACCAGCCAGGTGGAGGCAATGGATCAGATATTGATTTGGCTGCTGTGTTTGCCAAGTTTTTGAACAACAACTCCTCCAGCCCTGCTGATGAGCATGATCATCTTGATCAAGATCATGAACCCAATTTGGTAATTTCCAGCTCAGAGCTAAATGATGTTGATGGGTCCCAAAATTCTTCAAGGGCTGATCAAGATCTTGTTGAAGCCGTTGATCACTTGCTTGGAGGCCTAGTAGCTCCTGATCATcaacatcaacaaatacaagaagaaaatgttcAGAGTTTTATGGGAATTAATCATGATGAACAAGATGATATGAATATTCACGAATTTGGGTTACAGGGTTTGCTAGGAAACGACGACCAAGTGGTGCAAGATGTGTTTTGGTCCGATGATGCAGCAACGACGTCGTCTTTGACGAGTAGCACTGCTAGTTTTTCATGGCAGCCCATGGTGCATCTGCAAGAGCTGGACTATTCACTACCGTCCGATGATGATCATATGAACATCCCCACCAATCTTTGTAGTGATAATTGGAGCTCCTTTGATTTTTCAGGATTTGAAGTTTTCTCACGGTCTTAA